From the genome of Muricauda sp. SCSIO 64092, one region includes:
- a CDS encoding STAS domain-containing protein, translating into MALEIKENRGFFEVIGRVTSQNVNVLRAYFDSVLEQNDSIVISIEKVVEMDSSAAHLFEALYKEAPSNKKVVSIIGRQNKEISKIMEATNTDYILSTDRV; encoded by the coding sequence ATGGCATTGGAAATAAAGGAAAATCGAGGTTTTTTTGAGGTCATTGGGAGGGTCACTTCCCAAAACGTAAATGTGCTCAGGGCATATTTTGACTCGGTATTGGAGCAAAATGACAGCATTGTGATAAGTATTGAAAAGGTGGTTGAAATGGATTCAAGTGCCGCACACCTGTTCGAAGCCCTCTATAAGGAAGCGCCGTCCAATAAAAAAGTGGTTTCCATCATAGGGAGACAGAATAAGGAAATCTCCAAAATAATGGAAGCTACCAACACAGATTATATTTTAAGTACCGATAGGGTCTAA
- a CDS encoding FIST signal transduction protein, with amino-acid sequence MKINQAKRNKEGKWEFLQSNTLVKPLVLIFGDRFILESDSIYDEVREIYPDGELVFGSTSGEIMETHVFEETVTLTAIEFERTTFQIVRENVSNFVDIEKMGKAIAAQLNKTDLRHVFIVSDGSFVNGSGLIEGLEADKEFKATITGGLCGDGARFEKTLTSYNESPKQGEVVAIGFYGDSLEISYANYGGWTPFGPERTITKSVGNVLYEIDHKPALDLYKTYLGDKADQLPQAALLYPLTVQQTEDAEPLVRTILNIDEEANSMILAGDVPVNSKVQLMMCTMADITEGASNAAELAMKNRKSTPELAILVSCVGRKLVLAGRTEEEIEEVMDVVGEQAKITGFYSYGEMAPFAGKNECLLHNQTMTLTLMSE; translated from the coding sequence ATGAAGATTAACCAAGCTAAAAGAAACAAAGAAGGGAAATGGGAATTTCTTCAATCCAATACACTGGTCAAGCCTTTGGTCCTCATTTTTGGGGACAGGTTTATCTTGGAATCAGATTCCATCTATGATGAAGTAAGGGAGATTTATCCAGATGGGGAACTTGTTTTTGGTTCTACCTCGGGAGAAATTATGGAAACCCATGTATTTGAGGAAACGGTCACATTAACGGCAATTGAATTTGAACGGACAACATTTCAAATTGTAAGGGAAAACGTTTCCAATTTTGTGGACATTGAGAAAATGGGCAAGGCAATAGCCGCCCAGTTAAACAAAACCGATCTGCGTCATGTTTTCATTGTTTCCGATGGCAGTTTTGTAAACGGAAGTGGACTTATTGAAGGATTGGAAGCCGATAAGGAGTTCAAAGCTACCATAACCGGCGGACTATGCGGTGATGGGGCAAGGTTCGAAAAGACACTTACCTCGTACAACGAATCCCCAAAACAAGGGGAGGTCGTCGCCATTGGCTTCTATGGGGACAGTTTGGAAATATCATATGCCAACTACGGTGGGTGGACGCCCTTTGGTCCCGAAAGGACCATTACAAAATCCGTTGGCAATGTGCTGTATGAGATTGACCACAAGCCGGCATTGGACCTTTATAAGACCTATTTGGGAGATAAAGCCGATCAGCTGCCCCAGGCCGCATTATTATATCCCCTTACCGTACAACAAACGGAGGACGCCGAACCTTTGGTCCGTACCATTTTAAATATTGATGAAGAAGCCAATTCCATGATTTTGGCAGGGGACGTACCGGTCAACTCCAAAGTTCAGTTAATGATGTGTACGATGGCGGACATTACCGAAGGAGCGTCCAATGCTGCCGAATTGGCGATGAAGAATAGGAAATCTACGCCAGAGCTTGCCATTTTGGTCAGTTGTGTAGGTAGAAAACTGGTCTTGGCCGGTAGGACCGAAGAGGAAATAGAAGAAGTAATGGATGTTGTTGGAGAGCAGGCAAAAATCACAGGATTCTACTCCTATGGGGAAATGGCCCCTTTTGCTGGAAAAAACGAATGCCTCTTGCACAATCAAACCATGACATTAACCCTAATGAGTGAATAG
- a CDS encoding LytR/AlgR family response regulator transcription factor, with the protein MKCIIVDDEATARAIMEELCGNLPDFEVVAQFPNALEALKYLNQNEIDVIFLDIHMPLLTGIDFIRTLKNPPKVVFTTSDKEFAIEAFEYDFIVDYLIKPITHQRFQKTIGRLKSAFAPALASSGDRAHTLEGRKEEDLYINIDRRLIKLKLGDILLIEAKGDYIEIKTVETTHRVHSTLKKIKEKLPESLFMQIHRSYIINFTKIIDIQDNSVLIERNVIPISRSQRPNLMQRLNLL; encoded by the coding sequence GTGAAATGCATAATTGTAGACGACGAGGCAACGGCAAGGGCCATCATGGAAGAGCTTTGTGGGAATCTTCCTGATTTTGAGGTGGTTGCACAATTTCCGAATGCGCTGGAAGCCCTTAAATATCTCAATCAAAATGAGATAGATGTCATCTTCTTGGATATTCATATGCCTTTGTTGACCGGTATAGATTTTATTCGAACCTTAAAAAATCCGCCTAAAGTGGTATTTACAACTTCGGACAAAGAATTTGCCATTGAAGCATTTGAATACGATTTTATTGTGGATTATCTGATCAAACCCATAACCCACCAACGCTTTCAAAAGACCATCGGTAGGTTAAAAAGTGCCTTTGCCCCGGCTTTGGCAAGCTCTGGTGATCGCGCCCACACCCTGGAGGGGCGAAAAGAGGAGGATTTGTACATCAACATCGATAGAAGGCTGATAAAATTAAAACTAGGTGATATTTTGCTTATTGAAGCGAAAGGGGATTACATCGAAATAAAAACAGTGGAAACCACACATAGGGTACACTCCACCTTAAAGAAAATAAAGGAAAAATTACCGGAATCACTCTTCATGCAAATCCATCGTTCCTATATCATCAATTTTACAAAAATCATTGATATACAGGATAATAGTGTTTTAATAGAACGCAATGTAATTCCAATAAGCAGGTCCCAGAGACCCAATTTAATGCAACGGCTGAATTTGCTCTAA
- a CDS encoding glycosyltransferase family 2 protein — protein sequence MHITDYKKYADKTPDQLEMDDLRKLVLYFELLSHVKMPIASLVIPVFKAKQSLIAHIFSLVHLRTIIPYEVIFVDNNADVETLDILRKLGANVVKEERQGITHARQKGLETAKGQVICTMDPDSIYDPYYIDKMVLPFFKDPDLVMCYSISKSYGRDFQLTRKMQIRNWLKVNYFSWKLSQGFMNRIKYVRAVAMAIRREAILPIGYNTDLKVVSGCDDGILAIYLNNLGKFKYVPVTIYTALPPPREPGKPFPFCNERFLIKDEGINTTIAELELEKAP from the coding sequence ATGCATATTACGGATTACAAAAAGTATGCGGACAAAACACCAGATCAACTGGAAATGGACGATTTAAGGAAACTGGTGCTATACTTTGAACTTTTGTCCCATGTAAAAATGCCCATTGCCAGTCTGGTGATACCGGTTTTTAAGGCAAAACAGAGTTTGATTGCCCATATTTTTTCATTGGTCCATCTAAGGACGATTATACCGTATGAGGTCATTTTTGTGGACAACAACGCCGATGTGGAAACCCTGGATATTTTAAGGAAATTGGGGGCCAATGTGGTGAAGGAAGAGCGTCAAGGGATAACACACGCCAGGCAAAAAGGATTGGAAACTGCCAAAGGACAGGTCATCTGTACAATGGATCCGGACTCCATTTACGATCCATACTACATTGATAAAATGGTATTGCCATTCTTTAAAGACCCCGATTTGGTCATGTGCTATTCCATTTCAAAAAGTTACGGTAGGGACTTCCAATTGACCAGAAAAATGCAAATCCGCAATTGGTTAAAGGTAAATTACTTCAGTTGGAAATTGTCCCAGGGATTTATGAATAGGATCAAGTATGTGAGGGCAGTGGCCATGGCCATACGCAGGGAGGCAATTTTACCCATAGGATACAATACCGACCTTAAAGTGGTTTCCGGTTGTGATGATGGTATACTGGCCATTTATTTGAACAATCTGGGCAAATTCAAATATGTTCCCGTTACCATTTATACGGCCTTACCGCCTCCAAGGGAACCTGGAAAACCCTTTCCGTTTTGTAATGAACGTTTTCTTATTAAGGATGAGGGAATCAATACTACAATAGCCGAACTTGAATTGGAAAAAGCCCCCTAA
- a CDS encoding sensor histidine kinase: MHSLLKRQIKKFFPEELQECPNMEQFFEAVDKSYSDFDDKLSMIQRATSLSSQELYEANTRLNRETESQRKVLETLSKAVALMESKAVPTDGEWGFDPQGLVENIENQTLKIIEMTAEKDVLLKSLEQQNDSLNNYAHMVSHDLKSPIRNIHSLVTWVYEDSCDDFKKGCKNNFDLIFQNLRKMDSLIDGILKHATIDAVEEKIKDVDLNKLVREIERTIYVPDNVKVKIKGTLPTLYTGKYRIEQLFTNILDNAVTATENNKTGLVTIEAREQEDKWLFCIADNGKGIPKHLQTGIFDMFKKLENDSNATGIGLALVKKIINYYKGDIWLSSEEGMGTTFYFTIKTKT, from the coding sequence ATGCATTCATTGCTGAAACGCCAAATAAAGAAATTTTTCCCGGAAGAGCTTCAGGAATGCCCAAATATGGAGCAATTCTTTGAAGCCGTAGATAAATCATACAGTGATTTTGATGACAAATTGTCTATGATCCAGCGGGCAACCTCTCTAAGCTCCCAGGAGCTTTATGAGGCCAATACACGTCTCAATAGGGAAACGGAGAGTCAGCGAAAAGTATTGGAGACGCTCAGTAAGGCGGTGGCCCTTATGGAGAGCAAAGCCGTTCCTACAGATGGTGAATGGGGATTTGATCCACAGGGGCTGGTGGAAAATATTGAAAACCAGACTTTAAAGATCATTGAGATGACCGCGGAAAAAGATGTGCTCTTAAAAAGTTTGGAACAACAAAACGATTCATTGAACAACTATGCCCATATGGTTTCACACGATTTAAAATCCCCCATAAGGAATATCCATTCCTTGGTGACCTGGGTCTATGAAGATAGTTGCGATGATTTCAAAAAAGGGTGTAAGAACAATTTTGATTTGATCTTCCAGAACTTAAGGAAGATGGATAGTTTAATTGATGGCATCCTAAAACACGCCACCATAGACGCGGTCGAGGAAAAGATAAAGGATGTGGATCTGAATAAACTGGTCCGGGAAATTGAGCGTACCATCTATGTTCCGGACAACGTAAAGGTGAAAATTAAAGGCACCTTACCCACATTGTACACCGGAAAGTACCGTATTGAACAGTTGTTCACAAATATCCTGGACAATGCGGTAACGGCCACAGAGAACAATAAAACAGGCTTGGTTACCATTGAGGCCAGGGAACAGGAAGATAAGTGGTTGTTCTGTATTGCAGACAATGGAAAAGGCATACCCAAACATCTTCAGACCGGTATTTTTGATATGTTCAAGAAATTGGAAAACGATTCCAATGCTACCGGGATTGGCCTTGCTTTGGTCAAAAAGATCATCAATTATTATAAAGGGGACATTTGGCTCTCGTCCGAAGAGGGAATGGGCACGACATTTTATTTTACAATAAAAACGAAAACATAA
- a CDS encoding PAS domain-containing sensor histidine kinase, translated as MSKEQKSSLSLSNKDSSEIALLQRALNREKRARKQAEQLLENKSKELYDASLHLREANGRLESLLNKKDSKIDSAFVNIIDPYVVMDLSTRVINMNTSAKEFLGFDHTKQDVHLIGLVHKDYEQYTAESFKTLLQVGVLKNYNAKIYTKKNVEKSVNINASLIYDEDGSPIAAQGIIRDITKEVQIKELLESQKKQQDIIVENSSLGIVLVVNGKIVKANKTFVELLGYSELELKKMSIDDISTIEDVSLYEDILKNNKTVGTDKFSIVRKFHKKNGKSIWGKTSVSTVRNHKGEIDYKVAMVEDITNDKISEELIKASEERLSTLITNLQTGVLLEDENRKMVLANQKFCDLFQIPIAPEKLSGVDCKKALDKYKHLFVDPEHLIKRTNYIFKKKELVLSDELELIDGRTFERDYIPLFIDDIYKGHLWTYNDVTLRKNYRKNLEIQKEKYSSIIANMNLGLVEIDGDRTILMANHRYSEMIGVPQEELFGQNVLEFMNLDEENLDKVNGQFEKRKKDQSDSYEVEITLNNGEKKHWLISGAPRYDEAGKIVGSIGVHLDITKQKELELQKQNLVNELEESNQGLQEYAHIVSHDLKSPLRSVTALATWLYDDYNDVLDENGKYNLQMMMEKVEGMDKLIDGILKYSTVNSDTLDNTDVDVNQVVREIGEIIYIPDHVSIKVANTLPVIQADKVKIHQLFQNFLSNAVVNIEKKVGIVEIASKETTTHWEFSIKDNGVGIPKEYHEKIFKIFQSIGNNERSTGIGLSIVKKIVDRYRGKVWLESEIGVGTTFHFTIKK; from the coding sequence ATGAGCAAGGAACAGAAGTCAAGTTTGTCGTTGTCCAACAAGGATAGCTCGGAAATAGCCCTTTTGCAAAGGGCACTTAATCGGGAAAAGCGGGCCCGAAAACAGGCCGAGCAGCTGTTGGAAAACAAATCCAAGGAACTTTATGATGCATCCCTGCATCTAAGGGAAGCCAATGGTAGATTGGAATCCTTGCTCAATAAAAAAGATTCCAAGATAGACAGTGCTTTTGTAAACATTATTGACCCCTATGTTGTCATGGATCTAAGTACACGGGTCATTAATATGAATACCAGTGCAAAGGAATTTTTGGGGTTTGATCATACCAAACAGGACGTTCACCTTATTGGTTTGGTCCATAAGGATTATGAACAGTACACCGCAGAGTCTTTTAAAACCTTACTACAGGTAGGTGTTTTAAAAAACTACAACGCAAAAATATACACCAAAAAGAATGTCGAGAAATCCGTAAACATCAACGCTAGCCTTATTTATGACGAAGATGGTTCACCAATTGCGGCACAGGGCATTATTAGGGATATTACCAAGGAAGTCCAAATAAAAGAGCTGCTGGAGAGTCAAAAAAAGCAGCAGGACATTATTGTTGAGAATTCTTCCCTGGGGATTGTTTTGGTGGTAAATGGGAAAATCGTCAAGGCCAATAAAACATTTGTGGAACTCCTGGGGTATTCTGAGTTGGAGCTCAAAAAAATGTCCATAGATGATATATCTACCATTGAGGACGTAAGCCTTTATGAAGACATCCTCAAAAACAATAAAACGGTAGGAACCGACAAGTTTTCCATTGTACGCAAGTTTCATAAAAAAAACGGAAAGTCCATTTGGGGAAAAACCTCCGTAAGTACGGTACGGAACCACAAAGGCGAGATCGATTACAAGGTGGCTATGGTGGAGGACATTACCAATGATAAGATTTCCGAAGAATTGATAAAGGCCTCGGAGGAACGTTTGTCCACTTTGATCACCAATCTTCAAACGGGGGTGTTGTTGGAAGATGAAAACAGGAAAATGGTTTTGGCCAACCAAAAATTCTGTGATCTTTTTCAAATACCCATTGCACCGGAAAAGCTTTCCGGTGTTGATTGTAAAAAGGCACTTGACAAGTATAAACACTTGTTTGTTGATCCGGAGCATCTCATAAAAAGGACGAATTACATTTTCAAAAAGAAGGAGTTGGTCCTTTCGGACGAGCTGGAACTTATTGATGGCAGGACCTTTGAACGGGATTATATCCCATTGTTCATTGATGATATCTACAAAGGCCATTTGTGGACCTACAATGATGTTACACTAAGAAAAAACTATCGCAAGAACCTGGAGATCCAGAAGGAAAAGTACAGCAGTATCATTGCCAATATGAATTTGGGATTGGTGGAGATTGATGGGGACCGGACGATCCTGATGGCCAACCACAGGTACTCGGAAATGATTGGTGTGCCCCAAGAGGAACTCTTTGGCCAAAATGTACTGGAGTTCATGAATTTGGATGAAGAGAACCTGGATAAAGTAAATGGGCAATTTGAAAAACGTAAAAAAGACCAATCGGACTCTTATGAGGTTGAAATTACCCTGAACAACGGAGAAAAGAAACATTGGTTGATCAGTGGTGCCCCCCGATACGATGAAGCAGGTAAAATTGTGGGTTCTATTGGAGTGCATTTGGATATTACCAAACAAAAGGAATTGGAATTGCAGAAGCAAAACCTGGTGAACGAGTTGGAGGAAAGCAACCAAGGATTACAGGAATATGCCCATATTGTGTCCCATGACCTAAAATCCCCATTGCGAAGTGTAACGGCATTGGCAACATGGCTTTATGACGATTACAATGATGTTTTGGATGAAAACGGCAAGTACAATCTGCAGATGATGATGGAGAAGGTTGAGGGAATGGACAAGTTAATAGATGGCATCCTAAAATATTCCACGGTAAACAGTGATACCTTGGATAACACGGACGTGGACGTCAACCAAGTGGTGAGGGAAATAGGGGAAATTATTTATATACCCGATCACGTTTCCATTAAGGTGGCCAATACACTGCCTGTAATTCAGGCGGACAAGGTGAAGATCCATCAGCTCTTCCAAAACTTCTTGAGCAATGCTGTGGTCAATATTGAAAAAAAGGTGGGGATTGTGGAGATTGCAAGCAAAGAAACCACTACACATTGGGAGTTCAGTATAAAGGACAATGGGGTAGGAATTCCAAAGGAATACCATGAAAAAATATTTAAGATTTTCCAATCCATAGGAAATAATGAGCGGTCCACGGGAATTGGACTTTCCATAGTCAAAAAAATTGTGGATAGATATCGCGGTAAAGTATGGTTGGAAAGTGAAATAGGGGTGGGTACAACATTCCATTTCACCATAAAAAAGTAA
- a CDS encoding Hpt domain-containing protein — translation MAEIPNLDYIKEISGGNEEFEKKFLSIIQVEFPKEKEDYCNLLKGGQLEESAKVVHKIKHKFGILGLNNAYKIAIKYEEDLKIGNTALKEDFESVLDTVQEFIVKME, via the coding sequence ATGGCAGAAATACCAAACCTAGATTACATTAAGGAGATTTCCGGGGGAAATGAGGAGTTCGAAAAGAAGTTCCTGTCCATTATTCAGGTTGAATTTCCAAAGGAGAAAGAAGATTATTGCAATCTTCTTAAAGGGGGACAACTGGAGGAATCTGCAAAAGTGGTCCACAAGATAAAACACAAGTTTGGGATATTGGGTTTGAACAATGCGTATAAGATTGCCATAAAATACGAAGAGGACCTTAAGATTGGTAATACCGCTTTAAAAGAGGATTTTGAAAGCGTGTTGGACACAGTACAAGAGTTTATTGTAAAAATGGAATAA
- a CDS encoding response regulator transcription factor yields the protein MKILVVDDKQSLSELVAQFLGQSYNVTTVENGLAAINWLQAGNMPDLIITDLEMPEMDGFELITRVKQTGMFSDIPIIVLSCRDSSSDRIECLRLGADDYMVKPFNPEELLIRVDKLLIRQ from the coding sequence ATGAAAATACTGGTAGTTGATGATAAACAATCATTGAGCGAATTGGTAGCCCAATTTTTGGGACAATCCTACAATGTTACAACAGTGGAAAATGGCCTTGCTGCCATTAATTGGTTGCAAGCGGGAAATATGCCCGATCTTATCATAACAGATCTTGAAATGCCAGAAATGGACGGTTTTGAACTCATAACAAGGGTAAAGCAGACCGGAATGTTTTCAGATATACCCATTATTGTTTTAAGCTGCAGGGATAGTAGTAGCGACCGTATTGAATGTCTGAGGTTGGGGGCGGATGATTATATGGTGAAACCTTTTAATCCAGAAGAACTGCTCATACGGGTAGATAAGTTATTAATCCGTCAATAA